A section of the Desulfovibrio desulfuricans genome encodes:
- a CDS encoding TrkH family potassium uptake protein, giving the protein MARKRFLSPFTWPVLSFLAVIIAGSVLLGLPASWAKGQSISPINACFLATSAVCVTGLSPLDISEVLSPFGKGVLLCLIQTGGLGVMTYTSIIFLLWRNNVPFNSREAVSQALLWGDFSLAAFLRQVLGLVFGIEAVAAFLLWLHDPVFFYPFSAVFHAVSAFCNAGFALSTTNLALFRDDVVVNAVIASSVVLGGIGFGVLREFLGICTGGRMGAPVRRLSRFSRLVVKTSLSIIVLGWVVMFAIEFWRGSVPRTMDGCADLAITMFFHSVVARTAGFSSIDLVVLSDATLLVLIALMFIGGGPGSCAGGIKVVTFRVLAGYIAAQFRGDSQIVLEGRGVAAENVSRALTLFFAYSMLVGISVFLLAITEGEVIAGAGTQAASFLRLLFEEVSALGTVGLSVNLTQDLSSAGKGIIIFSMFAGRVGILSLLMAVQSLRSKKAYSVAEAQLPIG; this is encoded by the coding sequence ATGGCAAGAAAACGTTTTTTGAGTCCCTTCACCTGGCCGGTGTTGTCATTCCTTGCGGTTATCATTGCGGGGTCAGTACTGCTCGGTCTGCCTGCAAGCTGGGCCAAGGGGCAGAGCATCAGCCCCATTAACGCCTGCTTTCTCGCAACCTCGGCTGTCTGCGTTACCGGTCTTTCGCCGCTGGACATAAGCGAGGTGCTCAGCCCTTTCGGCAAGGGGGTACTGTTGTGCCTCATCCAGACCGGCGGGCTGGGGGTCATGACCTACACAAGCATCATTTTTCTGCTGTGGCGCAATAACGTGCCCTTCAACAGCCGCGAGGCCGTAAGTCAGGCCTTGCTGTGGGGTGACTTCAGTCTTGCCGCCTTTTTGCGGCAGGTGCTTGGGCTGGTTTTTGGCATTGAGGCAGTGGCCGCATTCCTGCTCTGGCTGCACGACCCTGTATTTTTCTACCCGTTCAGCGCCGTGTTTCATGCTGTTTCAGCCTTCTGCAATGCAGGCTTTGCCCTGAGCACAACCAACCTGGCTCTCTTTCGCGATGACGTGGTCGTTAATGCCGTTATTGCGTCCAGTGTTGTTCTGGGGGGCATAGGCTTTGGCGTGCTGCGGGAATTTCTGGGCATCTGCACGGGGGGGCGCATGGGCGCGCCTGTGCGCCGCCTCAGCCGCTTCAGCCGTCTGGTGGTGAAAACAAGCCTTTCAATTATTGTTCTTGGCTGGGTGGTCATGTTCGCCATTGAGTTCTGGCGAGGGAGCGTGCCGAGAACAATGGATGGATGCGCCGATCTTGCCATCACCATGTTTTTTCATTCGGTGGTGGCGCGTACAGCAGGCTTCAGTTCCATTGACCTCGTCGTGCTGAGCGATGCCACCCTGCTGGTGTTGATAGCCCTGATGTTTATCGGCGGTGGCCCCGGTTCATGCGCTGGCGGCATCAAGGTTGTGACTTTTCGCGTGCTTGCGGGCTACATTGCCGCCCAGTTCCGGGGCGACAGCCAGATTGTGCTTGAAGGGCGCGGCGTGGCGGCTGAGAATGTCAGCCGGGCGCTGACCCTGTTTTTTGCCTATTCAATGCTTGTGGGGATTTCGGTCTTTCTGCTTGCCATCACGGAAGGTGAAGTTATTGCCGGAGCGGGCACTCAGGCCGCATCCTTTTTGCGCCTGCTGTTTGAAGAAGTTTCGGCACTTGGCACTGTAGGGCTTTCCGTAAATTTAACGCAGGATTTGAGTTCTGCGGGCAAGGGAATCATAATTTTCAGCATGTTTGCGGGCCGGGTGGGCATTTTGAGCCTGCTTATGGCGGTGCAGAGCCTGCGGTCAAAAAAGGCCTACAGCGTGGCAGAGGCCCAGCTTCCCATCGGGTAG
- the thiC gene encoding phosphomethylpyrimidine synthase ThiC: MSASFRSQNSALSGLLDKHLTNLAEEEQLAPESIVEAIEAGTMVLLGNPAHPNLKPILVGQPSRIKVNANIGTSPLCNCPATEERKIKAALDAGADTVMDLSIAGDLDALRLGMLKACPLPLGTVPLYAVGQQILDAELDIATMQPDALFAEIAKQAEQGVDFITVHCGLSKRGAEMAVKNNRVLGIVSRGGSMLARWMLENNRENPLLEYYDRLLDICRPYNVTLSLGDGLRPGAGVDAGDAAQWEEVINLGQLAKYALERGVQCMIEGPGHVPLNQVRTQIQGIKRLTNNAPLYVLGPLCCDSAPGYDHIAGAIGGAMGVEAGVDFLCYLTPAEHLTLPDEADVRAGVMASRVAAHVGEVALGRPAAVAREAAMNAARKALDWEAMSKAALDPQMLEKRREDHKTEEVCAMCGKFCSVKMLRGH, encoded by the coding sequence ATGTCTGCATCTTTTCGTTCGCAGAATTCCGCTCTGAGCGGCCTGCTGGACAAACACCTCACCAATCTGGCCGAGGAAGAACAACTCGCCCCCGAATCCATTGTTGAAGCCATAGAGGCGGGCACAATGGTGCTGCTGGGCAACCCCGCGCATCCCAACCTCAAGCCCATTCTTGTGGGCCAGCCCTCACGCATCAAGGTGAACGCCAACATCGGCACTTCGCCCCTGTGCAACTGCCCTGCTACGGAAGAACGCAAAATCAAGGCCGCCCTTGATGCCGGAGCCGACACCGTGATGGATCTTTCCATCGCGGGCGACCTTGACGCCCTGCGCCTCGGCATGCTCAAGGCCTGCCCCCTGCCGCTTGGCACCGTGCCGCTCTATGCCGTGGGCCAGCAGATTCTGGACGCGGAGCTGGATATCGCCACCATGCAGCCCGATGCCCTGTTTGCCGAAATCGCCAAGCAGGCTGAACAGGGCGTGGACTTCATCACCGTGCACTGCGGCCTTTCCAAACGCGGCGCTGAAATGGCCGTCAAAAACAACCGCGTGCTGGGCATTGTTTCGCGCGGCGGCTCCATGCTCGCCCGCTGGATGCTCGAAAACAACCGGGAAAATCCGCTGCTGGAATACTACGACCGCCTGCTGGACATCTGCCGCCCCTACAATGTCACCCTTTCGCTGGGCGACGGCCTGCGCCCCGGCGCGGGCGTGGACGCGGGCGATGCCGCCCAGTGGGAAGAAGTCATCAACCTGGGCCAGCTTGCCAAATACGCCCTTGAACGCGGCGTGCAGTGCATGATCGAAGGCCCCGGTCACGTGCCGCTCAATCAGGTGCGCACCCAGATTCAAGGCATCAAGCGCCTGACCAACAATGCCCCCCTGTACGTGCTCGGCCCCCTGTGCTGCGACAGCGCCCCCGGCTATGACCACATTGCCGGTGCCATCGGCGGCGCCATGGGCGTTGAGGCTGGCGTGGACTTTCTGTGCTACCTCACCCCGGCCGAACACCTTACCCTGCCTGACGAGGCGGACGTGCGCGCTGGCGTCATGGCCTCGCGCGTGGCCGCCCATGTGGGCGAAGTGGCCCTTGGCCGCCCCGCCGCAGTTGCCCGCGAGGCTGCCATGAACGCCGCCCGCAAGGCTCTGGACTGGGAAGCCATGTCCAAGGCCGCCCTTGACCCGCAGATGCTCGAAAAACGCCGCGAAGACCACAAGACAGAAGAAGTCTGCGCCATGTGCGGCAAATTCTGCTCCGTCAAGATGCTGCGCGGCCATTAG